One genomic window of Geodermatophilus sp. DSM 44513 includes the following:
- a CDS encoding glutamate--cysteine ligase: MRTVGVEEELLVVDDAGRPVPLGPAALEVAAGRGEGETVAAHDRVELADDAGGGDPAGRLVPELKAQQLEFGTRVCTALDDVAADLRHWRGRADAAARSVGARVAALASSPVRVEPLDTPGRRYARMADTFGLTAADQLTCGCHVHVSVQDDEEGVAVLDRIRVWLPVLTALTANSPFWLGEDSGHASYRAQAWGRWPSSGPTGLFGDAAGYHRVVADLLATETIVDAGMLYFDARLSERWPTVEVRVADVALHAGDAVTLAGLVRGLVETAAGEWRAGRPAPAVRSEVVRMAGWRASRSGLTGDLVHPATGRPAPAAVVVRALLEHVRPALARAGDERRVADGVATVLHRGTGADLQRRVFADTGDLTAVVRASVEATHG; the protein is encoded by the coding sequence GTGCGGACGGTGGGTGTGGAGGAGGAACTGCTGGTCGTCGACGACGCGGGGCGCCCGGTGCCCCTGGGCCCGGCCGCACTCGAGGTGGCGGCCGGCCGCGGCGAGGGGGAGACCGTGGCCGCGCACGACCGCGTCGAGCTGGCGGACGACGCGGGCGGCGGCGACCCGGCGGGCCGGCTGGTGCCCGAGCTCAAGGCCCAGCAGCTGGAGTTCGGCACCCGCGTCTGCACGGCGCTGGACGACGTCGCCGCCGACCTGCGGCACTGGCGGGGCCGGGCGGACGCCGCGGCCCGGAGCGTGGGGGCCCGGGTGGCGGCGCTGGCCAGCTCCCCGGTGCGGGTGGAGCCGCTGGACACCCCGGGACGGCGGTACGCGCGGATGGCCGACACCTTCGGGCTCACCGCGGCCGACCAGCTCACCTGCGGGTGCCACGTGCACGTCTCGGTGCAGGACGACGAGGAGGGCGTGGCGGTGCTCGACCGGATCCGCGTCTGGCTGCCGGTGCTGACCGCGCTGACCGCCAACTCGCCGTTCTGGCTGGGGGAGGACAGCGGCCACGCCAGCTACCGCGCCCAGGCGTGGGGCCGCTGGCCGTCGTCGGGCCCCACCGGGCTGTTCGGCGACGCGGCCGGCTACCACCGGGTGGTCGCGGACCTCCTGGCCACGGAGACGATCGTGGACGCCGGGATGCTGTACTTCGACGCCCGGCTGTCCGAACGCTGGCCCACGGTGGAGGTGCGGGTCGCCGACGTCGCGTTGCACGCCGGGGACGCGGTCACCCTCGCCGGCCTGGTGCGCGGGCTGGTGGAGACGGCGGCGGGGGAGTGGCGGGCGGGCAGGCCGGCGCCGGCCGTCCGCAGCGAGGTGGTGCGCATGGCCGGCTGGCGGGCCAGCCGCTCCGGTCTCACCGGCGACCTCGTGCACCCCGCCACCGGGCGGCCCGCGCCGGCGGCCGTGGTGGTGCGGGCGCTGCTGGAGCACGTGCGGCCCGCGCTGGCCCGCGCCGGGGACGAGCGGAGGGTGGCCGACGGCGTCGCCACCGTGCTGCACCGGGGCACCGGCGCGGACCTGCAGCGGCGGGTGTTCGCCGACACCGGTGACCTGACCGCGGTGGTCCGCGCCTCGGTCGAGGCGACCCACGGCTGA
- a CDS encoding GNAT family N-acetyltransferase translates to MGPDGAELRTARLRLRPWTTRRVDLARLLDLYGRAEVTRWLGGPPSVPPLELLARWRAVGRADGRAGVWAVEVAGRGTVAGTALLKPLPGGVGEVEVGWHLHPDSWGRGYATEAARAVVDRAFTAGLPEVYAVVRPGNTASAAVCARLGMTPLGRVRRWYDVELDAFRLLAPPVVD, encoded by the coding sequence GTGGGGCCCGACGGCGCGGAGCTGCGCACCGCCCGGCTGCGGCTGCGCCCCTGGACGACCCGCCGGGTGGACCTGGCCCGCCTGCTGGACCTCTACGGCCGCGCGGAGGTCACCCGCTGGCTGGGCGGCCCGCCGTCGGTGCCGCCGCTGGAGCTGCTCGCCCGCTGGCGCGCTGTGGGCCGGGCCGACGGCCGCGCCGGCGTGTGGGCCGTGGAGGTCGCCGGGCGCGGGACGGTGGCCGGCACGGCGCTGCTGAAGCCGCTGCCCGGCGGGGTGGGCGAGGTGGAGGTCGGCTGGCACCTGCACCCGGACAGCTGGGGTCGCGGCTACGCCACCGAGGCGGCCCGGGCCGTGGTCGACCGGGCCTTCACCGCGGGCCTGCCGGAGGTCTACGCCGTCGTCCGGCCCGGGAACACCGCCTCGGCGGCCGTGTGCGCCCGGCTGGGGATGACGCCGCTGGGCCGGGTGCGGCGCTGGTACGACGTGGAGCTGGACGCCTTCCGCCTGCTCGCCCCGCCGGTGGTGGACTAG
- a CDS encoding amidohydrolase family protein gives MTDSLLVTHVTVGDRAGRALLVRDGAIAWLGDATDAPAADRRVAGEGALLTPAFVDAHVHATATGLALTGLDLHSSLSLSDAVAKVRAHAAAAPSGTLLGTGWDETGWPEGRGLTRHDVDAVVGDRPAYLARVDVHSATVSTALLERVPGIGGLPGFDPDGQLRLDAHHAARQAAYGAVDDGQRRAAQRATRDTAVALGIGSLHEMAGPEVSGADDLAGLLALAAAEPGPRVLGWWGELAERGGLDVVRELGLAGAGGDLFCDGALGSHTAALHRAYSDRPGTTGHLRFDTASLVDHVRACTRAGVQAGFHVIGDAAVDQVLAAVGAVVEELGAAAVRACRHRLEHLEMVGPDVVGRMRDWAMVASVQPAFDATWGGDAGMYAERLGVDRALATNPFAELADAGVALALGSDAPVTPLDPWGAVHAAVDHHAPASGLRPFDAFDAATHGGWHAARAEHPQGPLAVGAPADLALWATGETLSAVLAGRARPACRGLLVGGRPVHDLS, from the coding sequence GTGACGGACAGCCTGCTGGTCACCCACGTGACGGTGGGCGACCGCGCCGGCCGCGCGCTGCTGGTGCGGGACGGCGCGATCGCCTGGCTCGGTGACGCCACCGACGCACCGGCCGCCGACCGGCGGGTCGCGGGCGAGGGCGCGCTGCTCACCCCGGCGTTCGTCGACGCCCACGTGCACGCCACCGCGACCGGCCTGGCGCTGACCGGTCTCGACCTCCACTCGAGCCTGAGCCTCTCCGACGCCGTGGCGAAGGTGCGGGCGCACGCCGCCGCGGCACCGTCGGGGACCCTGCTGGGCACCGGCTGGGACGAGACCGGCTGGCCGGAGGGCCGCGGCCTCACCCGGCACGACGTGGACGCCGTCGTCGGGGACCGGCCGGCCTACCTGGCGCGGGTCGACGTGCACTCCGCCACGGTCTCCACGGCCCTGCTGGAGCGGGTCCCGGGCATCGGCGGGCTCCCCGGGTTCGACCCGGACGGGCAGCTGCGGCTGGACGCCCACCACGCCGCCCGGCAGGCCGCCTACGGCGCGGTGGACGACGGGCAGCGCCGCGCCGCGCAGCGGGCGACGCGGGACACCGCCGTCGCCCTGGGCATCGGCAGCCTGCACGAGATGGCCGGCCCGGAGGTCTCCGGCGCCGACGACCTCGCCGGCCTGCTGGCCCTCGCCGCCGCCGAGCCCGGGCCCCGGGTGCTCGGCTGGTGGGGCGAGCTCGCCGAGCGCGGTGGGCTGGACGTGGTGCGCGAGCTGGGCCTGGCCGGCGCCGGGGGCGACCTGTTCTGCGACGGCGCGCTCGGCTCGCACACCGCGGCGCTGCACCGGGCCTACAGCGACCGACCGGGGACCACCGGGCACCTGCGCTTCGACACGGCGTCCCTGGTCGACCACGTGCGGGCCTGCACCCGCGCCGGCGTGCAGGCCGGGTTCCACGTCATCGGGGACGCCGCCGTCGACCAGGTGCTCGCCGCCGTCGGCGCGGTCGTCGAGGAGCTGGGCGCGGCCGCGGTGCGCGCGTGCCGGCACCGCCTGGAACACCTGGAGATGGTCGGCCCCGACGTGGTCGGGCGGATGCGGGACTGGGCGATGGTGGCCAGCGTGCAGCCGGCCTTCGACGCCACCTGGGGCGGGGACGCCGGCATGTACGCCGAGCGGCTCGGTGTCGACCGGGCGCTGGCCACCAACCCGTTCGCCGAGCTGGCCGACGCCGGGGTGGCCCTGGCCCTGGGCAGCGACGCCCCGGTCACCCCGCTGGACCCGTGGGGCGCGGTGCACGCCGCGGTCGACCACCACGCGCCGGCCTCGGGGCTGCGACCGTTCGACGCGTTCGACGCCGCCACCCACGGCGGCTGGCACGCCGCCCGCGCCGAGCACCCGCAGGGGCCGCTGGCCGTCGGGGCGCCGGCGGACCTGGCGCTGTGGGCGACGGGGGAGACGCTCTCGGCCGTCCTCGCCGGACGGGCTCGGCCGGCCTGCCGCGGGCTGCTGGTCGGCGGCCGCCCGGTTCACGACCTGAGCTGA
- the lnt gene encoding apolipoprotein N-acyltransferase: protein MPTASPTGTLPRPPGPAPARAPRGRWPRRTALAAAAGLLLLLSFPGWSLWWLAPLGPAALALAVSGQRARAGAWLGLVCGLVWFVPLLSWSGIFVGALPWLALAGAQAVFLALLGAATAATSRLPLWPLWAAALWVAQEALRGRVPFGGFPWGRVGFSQTEGPFLAFAAYGGVPLVGFAVALTGTLLAAAVLSSTRGGRRGAALALAGALAVPALGGLAWLPLPGSSLTAGGPTRTVAVVQGDVPQPGLEFNARRRAVLDNHVEQTVALAEAVAAGEQPQPDLVVWPENSSDIDPYRNADAAARIDTAARAIGAPVLVGAVVGGPGEYVSNTAIVWDPETGPGDTYVKRHPVPFAEYIPHRDFFRLFSDKVDLVRRDFAAGDEVGLLELGGARVADVICFEVVYDGLVRDGVRAGAGMIVVQTNNATFGYSAESEQQVAAARVRAVEFGRSVALASTSGISAVIAPDGSLAAASGLFEPAVFVEEIAQRDGTTPAERLGAGPEWLLSALGAGALLAVLLPGLRRRRDRGGAV from the coding sequence GTGCCGACAGCGTCACCGACCGGCACCCTGCCGCGGCCTCCCGGCCCGGCGCCCGCGCGGGCTCCCCGTGGGCGGTGGCCGCGGCGCACCGCACTGGCCGCCGCCGCGGGGCTGCTGCTCCTGCTGAGCTTCCCCGGGTGGTCCCTGTGGTGGCTGGCGCCGCTGGGCCCCGCCGCGCTGGCACTCGCCGTCTCCGGGCAGCGCGCCCGGGCCGGCGCCTGGCTGGGGCTGGTCTGCGGGCTGGTGTGGTTCGTGCCGCTGCTGTCGTGGAGCGGGATCTTCGTCGGCGCGCTGCCGTGGCTGGCGCTGGCCGGCGCCCAGGCGGTGTTCCTGGCCCTGCTCGGCGCGGCGACCGCCGCGACGTCCCGGCTGCCGCTGTGGCCGCTGTGGGCGGCGGCGCTGTGGGTGGCCCAGGAGGCGCTGCGCGGCCGCGTCCCGTTCGGCGGCTTCCCGTGGGGCCGGGTGGGCTTCAGCCAGACCGAGGGCCCGTTCCTGGCGTTCGCCGCGTACGGCGGGGTGCCCCTCGTCGGCTTCGCCGTCGCGCTCACCGGCACGCTGCTCGCCGCTGCCGTCCTGTCGTCGACCCGCGGCGGACGGCGGGGTGCCGCGCTCGCGCTGGCCGGCGCGCTGGCCGTCCCGGCGCTCGGCGGGCTGGCCTGGCTGCCGCTGCCCGGCTCCTCGCTCACCGCGGGCGGGCCGACCCGGACGGTGGCCGTGGTGCAGGGCGACGTCCCGCAGCCGGGCCTGGAGTTCAACGCCCGCCGCCGGGCGGTGCTGGACAACCACGTCGAGCAGACGGTGGCGCTGGCCGAGGCGGTCGCCGCCGGCGAGCAGCCGCAGCCGGACCTGGTGGTCTGGCCGGAGAACAGCTCCGACATCGACCCCTACCGCAACGCCGACGCCGCCGCGCGGATCGACACCGCCGCCCGGGCGATCGGCGCGCCGGTCCTGGTCGGTGCGGTGGTCGGCGGGCCGGGGGAGTACGTCAGCAACACCGCGATCGTCTGGGACCCCGAGACCGGGCCGGGGGACACCTACGTCAAGCGGCACCCGGTCCCGTTCGCCGAGTACATCCCGCACCGCGACTTCTTCCGGCTGTTCAGCGACAAGGTCGACCTGGTGCGGCGGGACTTCGCCGCCGGCGACGAGGTGGGGCTGCTGGAGCTGGGCGGGGCGCGGGTCGCCGACGTCATCTGCTTCGAGGTCGTCTACGACGGCCTGGTGCGCGACGGCGTCCGGGCCGGCGCCGGGATGATCGTCGTGCAGACCAACAACGCCACCTTCGGCTACTCCGCCGAGAGCGAGCAGCAGGTCGCCGCCGCCCGGGTGCGGGCGGTGGAGTTCGGCCGCTCGGTCGCCCTGGCCTCCACCAGCGGCATCTCGGCGGTCATCGCCCCCGACGGCTCGCTGGCCGCCGCCTCGGGGCTGTTCGAGCCCGCGGTGTTCGTCGAGGAGATCGCCCAGCGGGACGGCACCACCCCCGCCGAGCGGCTGGGTGCCGGCCCGGAGTGGCTGCTGTCGGCCCTGGGTGCCGGCGCGCTGCTCGCGGTGCTGCTGCCGGGCCTGCGCCGCCGGCGGGATCGCGGGGGAGCGGTGTGA
- a CDS encoding 1-acyl-sn-glycerol-3-phosphate acyltransferase, translated as MDTARWRDVVRRDLFGRRPDPRDRAYRTVIRLVLVAFRLLGFRFDVRGSEHVPAAGGAVVCSNHVSYLDFTFLGLAALPRQRLVRFMAKESVFRHGVSGPLMRAMHHIPVDRRAGAAAFDLAVRALKDGEVVGVFPEATISSSFQVKDLKAGAARMAISAGVPVLPAAVWGGQRVFTKHHPLELRRGVAVTVVLGEPIHPEPGEEPRQLLQRIRTAMEALVDSAQRTYPQQPAGPEDRWWQPVHLGGTAPTLEEAARLDSGDVRGTRPRTSPLGRVRALVRRPPTR; from the coding sequence ATGGACACCGCCCGCTGGCGCGACGTCGTCCGCCGGGACCTCTTCGGCCGCCGTCCGGACCCCCGCGACCGCGCCTACCGCACGGTCATCCGGCTGGTGCTCGTCGCCTTCCGGCTGCTGGGCTTCCGCTTCGACGTCCGGGGCAGCGAGCACGTTCCCGCGGCGGGCGGTGCGGTGGTCTGCAGCAACCACGTCAGCTACCTGGACTTCACCTTCCTCGGGCTGGCCGCGCTGCCGCGGCAGCGGCTGGTGCGGTTCATGGCCAAGGAGTCGGTGTTCCGCCACGGCGTGTCCGGGCCGCTGATGCGGGCGATGCACCACATCCCGGTCGACCGCCGGGCGGGGGCGGCGGCGTTCGACCTCGCCGTCCGCGCGCTCAAGGACGGCGAGGTGGTCGGTGTCTTCCCGGAGGCGACGATCAGCAGCAGCTTCCAGGTCAAGGACCTCAAGGCCGGCGCGGCGCGCATGGCGATCTCCGCCGGCGTGCCGGTGCTGCCCGCGGCGGTGTGGGGTGGGCAGCGGGTGTTCACCAAGCACCACCCGCTGGAGCTGCGGCGCGGCGTGGCGGTCACCGTCGTCCTGGGCGAGCCGATCCACCCCGAGCCGGGGGAGGAGCCTCGCCAACTGCTGCAGCGCATCCGCACGGCGATGGAGGCCCTCGTCGACTCCGCCCAGCGCACCTACCCGCAGCAGCCGGCCGGCCCGGAGGACCGGTGGTGGCAGCCGGTGCACCTGGGCGGCACCGCACCCACGCTGGAGGAGGCCGCGCGGCTGGACTCCGGCGACGTCCGCGGCACCCGCCCGCGGACCAGCCCGCTGGGCCGGGTCCGGGCCCTGGTGCGCCGCCCCCCGACCCGCTAG
- a CDS encoding polyprenol monophosphomannose synthase, translating to MSGPRVLVVVPTYDEVENIEPILERLHVSVPDAHALVVDDGSPDGTGELADKLAALDPRVHVLRRTVKTGLGPAYVAGFRWGRERGYDVLVEMDADGSHHPEQLPDLLAALTDADLVLGSRYVPGGAVEDWPVHRLLLSRAGNTWTRWSLRLPLADATGGFRAVRGELVDRLPFDDVASQGYCFQVDWAWRAVRAGARVVEVPITFTERAYGRSKMSRSIVQEALVRVTWWGLQDRLADRLPGRVRRPVPGRVRDGGRSTRVR from the coding sequence GTGAGCGGCCCGCGGGTGCTGGTCGTCGTCCCCACCTACGACGAGGTGGAGAACATCGAGCCCATCCTGGAGCGGCTGCACGTCAGCGTCCCGGACGCGCACGCCCTCGTGGTGGACGACGGCTCCCCGGACGGCACCGGGGAGCTCGCCGACAAGCTGGCCGCCCTCGACCCCCGGGTGCACGTGCTGCGGCGGACGGTGAAGACCGGGCTGGGCCCCGCCTACGTCGCCGGTTTCCGCTGGGGCCGGGAGCGCGGCTACGACGTCCTGGTGGAGATGGACGCCGACGGCTCGCACCACCCCGAGCAGCTGCCCGACCTGCTCGCCGCCCTGACCGACGCGGACCTGGTGCTGGGCTCGCGCTACGTGCCCGGCGGCGCGGTGGAGGACTGGCCGGTGCACCGGCTGCTGCTGTCCCGGGCCGGGAACACCTGGACGCGGTGGTCGCTGCGGCTGCCGCTGGCCGACGCCACCGGGGGCTTCCGTGCGGTGCGCGGCGAGCTGGTCGACCGGCTGCCCTTCGACGACGTGGCCAGCCAGGGCTACTGCTTCCAGGTCGACTGGGCCTGGCGGGCGGTCCGGGCGGGGGCCCGGGTGGTCGAGGTGCCCATCACGTTCACCGAGCGCGCGTACGGGCGGAGCAAGATGAGCCGCTCGATCGTTCAAGAGGCGTTGGTACGGGTCACCTGGTGGGGCCTGCAGGACCGGCTGGCCGACCGGCTGCCGGGCCGGGTCCGCCGCCCCGTGCCCGGACGGGTCCGCGACGGCGGGCGGTCGACACGGGTCCGGTAG